In Aedes albopictus strain Foshan chromosome 3, AalbF5, whole genome shotgun sequence, the following are encoded in one genomic region:
- the LOC134290803 gene encoding uncharacterized protein LOC134290803 codes for MRWKASYTKRLVISFPISDANYKEAWAALSNFYDKKKYTVFSLVREFVEQPVITNATADNLRKLVTTSDEVVRQLNALGEEYNTRDPWLIHLLLEKLDKDTRSLWAQRIIDVENPSYEEFLKFLDNRCDVLETCTAFSRKVTTDGQRKDAGKKMQAEKKMQSLHATTVIQKCAKCSSEHPIHMCEDFKKMDLQCKRELVQKAKLCYNCLRPSHSVKNCASKSVCRVGGCKQRHHTLLCPKIENSSDRKEERSDDLKQPTQPSRDPVDVVSSLVVQVPKPLNETFVLPTALINVKAVDGGFLKCRALIDSGSGASLITEACVNKLGIPRTNGKVVVSGLAQQSAGTTRGIVKLVIANRCNETVILRTSAFVMGKLTSTLPAQLVKPNSKLLQKEIQDALADPAYNQPAPVDIILGADVFLAILQPGQVKDEFENPVAQNTIFGWIVCGNQSIYTAGVPSNVSIINLHTEVDVNRTLRQFWEQEEVPKSQQLAPEEQAAVECFRSTTTRDDSGRFIVRLPFDESKPALGESLTPAIKRLRAMEKRFERDPVFHRQYCDFVEEYLALGHMEEVPANNLSMEADKCFYLPHHAVMKADSSTTKLRVVFDASSSSGSDISLNDRLLAGPNINQDLFDVHLRFRSNEIAFAADAEKMFRQVWVHPQDRDFQRVVWRSDPGEPIKHFRLCTVTYGTKPAPYLAIESMREAARNYETVYPEAAQRIVLDMYVDDFMSGAKNIDEARQMKVQVCEILRSAGFNLRKWTTNRPELLSDNEYTEQVPVEIKLAEQPEAVKALGIQWLPKDDVFSFKVSLSVDSVNTKRQLLSDSSRLFDPYGWLSPVMVKIKILFQQLWLSDVSWDDPLPASVEVPWKDIKEGLHLLEQIRVPRYMVSFGGKVQLHGFSDASEMAYGAVIYSRARDDAGNIFVNLVAAKTRVAPIKQVSLPRLELSAAALLAELMQRVTQALSHLTVEHWAWTDNTIVLQWLSSHPRRWKTYVANRTSAILDFLPRERWNHVSSQDNPADCASRGLSPGEFVSFDLWFLGPEWLRQDEEFWNAEPYEPIVDEDSLEERKLKALHSLPISCRSSYAVELELLHRRSSYRLVVRALAYVNRFLQAARGVQHEPTLTPIEIDSARLQLARAAQFDVFKQEMEILAKAGELPIKNRLSSLHPFLDDNGTMRVGGRLQNSPYSFNVKHPVILPRDHWLTELLLRDLHLQNLHAGPTLLTATVNQQYWVVGLQTAIRRTVRSCIRCVRLKGQTANQLMGSLPVSRVMATRAFTHVGVDYAGPFKIHALCVRGVKTSKGYLAVFVCMATKAVHLEAASDLSSSAFIAALKRFIGRRGYPNEIWSDNGTNFVGADNWLQDLQRSFRNNSRAVDHFLTNQGIKWIFNPPSAPHRGGIWEAAVKSAKKHILAVVGSEPLTFEEFTTVLSQVEACLNSRPVCALSSNPDSYEALTPGHFLVGQPLNLIPEPGLQHIPVNRLDRWQALQKHTEEIWRRWREEYVATLQPRTKWRTTEENVKENQLVLVKNENVPPAQWELARIVKLHPDPSGIVRTVTLRRGQTEYQRPVQKVCVLLSD; via the coding sequence aaacgactggtaattTCTTTCCCGATTTCGGATGCCAACTACAAGGAGGCGTGGGCGGCATTGTCGAACTTCTACGACAAGAAGAAATACACGGTTTTCTCTCTTGTCCGGGAATTTGTCGAGCAGCCTGTCATCACCAACGCTACTGCCGACAATTTGCGCAAACTGGTCACTACTTCGGACGAGGTAGTTCGACAACTAAATGCACTGGGAGAGGAGTACAACACACGGGACCCCTGGCTGATCCACCTCCTGCTGGAGAAGCTAGATAAGGACACCCGGTCCTTGTGGGCCCAAAGGATTATCGACGTGGAGAACCCATCCTACGAAGAGTTCCTCAAGTTCTTGGACAATCGGTGCGACGTCCTTGAAACCTGCACGGCGTTCAGCAGGAAGGTGACAACGGATGGTCAACGGAAGGATGCCGGGAAGAAGATGCAAGCTGAGAAGAAGATGCAGTCGCTGCATGCGACTACAGTGATACAAAAGTGCGCGAAATGCTCCAGCGAGCATCCGATTCATATGTGCGAAGACTTTAAGAAAATGGACTTACAGTGCAAACGTGAACTCGTACAAAAAGCGAAGTTGTGCTACAATTGCCTTCGGCCTTCGCATTCGGTGAAAAATTGTGCCTCGAAGTCGGTGTGTCGCGTCGGCGGCTGTAAGCAGCGCCACCACACGCTGCTGTGCCCGAAGATTGAAAACTCAAGTGATCGGAAGGAAGAACGTAGTGATGACCTGAAACAGCCAACGCAACCGTCACGAGATCCTGTTGATGTTGTTAGTTCGCTGGTGGTTCAGGTTCCGAAGCCACTGAATGAAACGTTCGTGCTGCCGACGGCGCTCATCAACGTGAAGGCTGTGGACGGAGGGTTTCTGAAGTGTCGTGCGTTGATCGATTCTGGCTCTGGCGCTTCGCTCATCACTGAGGCCTGCGTGAACAAGCTTGGCATTCCGCGTACTAATGGGAAGGTAGTGGTTTCCGGACTGGCGCAACAGTCTGCCGGGACAACCCGTGGAATCGTAAAGCTAGTGATTGCAAATCGGTGTAACGAGACCGTGATTCTGCGAACCAGCGCGTTCGTGATGGGCAAACTAACGTCGACACTTCCTGCGCAGTTGGTGAAGCCCAATTCGAAGCTACTACAAAAGGAGATCCAGGATGCCCTGGCGGATCCGGCGTACAACCAGCCGGCACCTGTTGATATCATTTTAGGTGCGGATGTCTTTCTTGCCATTCTCCAACCGGGGCAAGTCAAGGACGAATTCGAGAACCCAGTCGCCCAGAACACGATTTTCGGCTGGATCGTATGTGGCAACCAATCGATCTACACAGCAGGGGTTCCCAGCAATGTTTCCATCATCAACCTCCACACCGAGGTGGATGTCAACCGTACTTTGCGCCAGTTCTGGGAACAAGAAGAAGTGCCGAAATCGCAGCAGCTCGCACCAGAGGAGCAGGCTGCCGTGGAATGTTTCCGGTCCACAACCACACGCGACGATTCAGGACGCTTCATCGTTCGGTTGCCTTTCGACGAATCGAAGCCTGCGCTGGGCGAATCCCTCACGCCAGCCATCAAACGTTTGAGGGCCATGGAGAAACGCTTCGAACGCGATCCTGTTTTTCATCGGCAGTACTGTGATTTCGTCGAAGAGTATCTCGCTCTGGGACACATGGAGGAGGTACCTGCGAATAACCTGAGCATGGAAGCTGACAAATGCTTCTACTTACCCCACCATGCGGTAATGAAGGCGGACAGCTCAACCACCAAACTACGCGTGGTTTTTGACGCCTCGAGCTCATCAGGATCAGACATCTCTCTCAACGATCGGCTGTTGGCGGGGCCGAACATAAATCAGGATCTATTTGACGTCCATCTGCGGTTCCGCTCGAACGAAATCGCATTCGCTGCGGATGCGGAAAAGATGTTCCGCCAAGTGTGGGTCCATCCACAGGACAGAGACTTCCAACGGGTTGTATGGCGTAGCGACCCTGGCGAACCCATCAAGCACTTCCGTCTATGTACCGTTACTTACGGAACGAAGCCGGCACCGTATCTGGCTATCGAGTCCATGCGAGAGGCAGCAAGAAACTACGAAACGGTGTACCCTGAAGCTGCCCAACGAATAGTTCTGGATATGTACGTCGACGACTTCATGTCCGGGGCGAAGAATATCGACGAGGCGAGACAGATGAAAGTTCAAGTGTGCGAGATCCTGCGCTCTGCGGGATTCAATCTACGAAAGTGGACGACTAATCGACCTGAACTTCTGAGCGACAACGAGTACACGGAGCAGGTTCCAGTGGAGATAAAGCTTGCGGAACAACCGGAGGCAGTGAAAGCGCTTGGCATCCAGTGGCTACCTAAGGACGACGTGTTTTCTTTCAAGGTGAGCCTATCAGTAGACAGCGTCAACACTAAACGACAACTGCTCTCGGATTCATCGAGGCTTTTCGATCCGTACGGGTGGTTGTCTCCGGTTATGGTGAAGATCAAGATCTTGTTTCAACAACTGTGGCTGAGTGACGTTTCCTGGGATGATCCTTTGCCTGCTTCAGTCGAGGTACCATGGAAGGACATCAAGGAAGGCCTCCACCTCTTGGAACAGATTCGCGTACCACGCTACATGGTGAGTTTCGGTGGAAAGGTGCAATTACACGGGTTTTCAGATGCATCCGAAATGGCCTACGGTGCGGTGATCTACAGTCGTGCAAGGGACGACGCTGGTAACATTTTCGTGAACCTCGTGGCTGCCAAGACAAGAGTGGCACCAATCAAGCAAGTCTCGCTGCCGCGCTTGGAGCTGAGCGCTGCTGCTCTGTTGGCAGAACTAATGCAGCGGGTCACTCAAGCACTCTCTCATCTCACTGTGGAACACTGGGCATGGACAGACAACACAATCGTGCTCCAGTGGCTGTCATCAcatcctcgcaggtggaagacgtaCGTAGCTAATCGTACTTCCGCCATTCTCGACTTTCTACCCCGTGAGCGGTGGAATCATGTAAGTAGCCAGGACAACCCAGCAGATTGCGCTTCTAGAGGACTTTCGCCGGGTGAATTCGTTTCGTTTGACCTCTGGTTCCTCGGACCGGAGTGGCTACGCCAGGATGAAGAATTTTGGAACGCTGAACCCTATGAACCAATCGTCGATGAAGATAGTCTCGAAGAAAGGAAGCTCAAGGCCCTACACTCCTTGCCAATATCTTGCCGAAGCAGCTATGCGGTCGAGCTGGAACTTCTACATCGACGCTCAAGCTACAGATTGGTGGTACGCGCGCTGGCATACGTGAACCGTTTCCTACAAGCAGCGCGGGGCGTTCAACATGAGCCAACATTGACACCGATTGAAATCGACTCAGCAAGATTGCAGCTGGCGAGAGCTGCACAATTCGACGTGTTCAAGCAAGAAATGGAGATACTCGCCAAGGCAGGGGAGTTGCCGATCAAGAATCGATTGTCTTCACTACATCCATTTTTGGACGACAATGGAACAATGCGAGTGGGAGGTCGCCTACAGAACTCGCCATACTCGTTCAATGTGAAACATCCCGTTATACTCCCACGTGATCATTGGTTGACGGAATTGCTACTGAGAGACCTTCATCTGCAGAACCTGCACGCGGGTCCAACGCTACTGACAGCTACGGTGAACCAACAGTACTGGGTTGTTGGGTTGCAAACGGCAATTCGGCGAACAGTTCGCAGTTGCATTCGATGTGTGAGACTGAAGGGGCAGACCGCCAATCAGCTCATGGGTAGTCTACCTGTATCCCGGGTGATGGCTACGCGTGCGTTCACCCACGTCGGCGTTGATTATGCCGGCCCATTCAAGATCCATGCATTGTGCGTCAGGGGAGTCAAGACATCCAAGGGTTACCTGGCGGTTTTTGTATGCATGGCCACCAAGGCGGTGCACCTAGAGGCTGCCAGTGACCTCTCAAGCAGCGCCTTCATCGCCGCGCTCAAGCGGTTCATCGGAAGGCGTGGATATCCCAACGAAATTTGGTCGGACAACGGGACCAATTTTGTTGGTGCCGACAATTGGCTCCAGGATCTTCAACGTTCGTTCAGGAACAACAGCCGGGCGGTGGATCACTTCCTCACCAACCAAGGCATCAAGTGGATATTTAATCCTCCTTCGGCGCCACACCGAGGCGGGATTTGGGAGGCAGCCGTAAAAAGCGCCAAGAAGCACATCCTCGCGGTCGTTGGATCCGAACCGCTCACTTTTGAAGAGTTTACGACGGTTTTGTCCCAAGTGGAGGCTTGCCTCAATTCTAGGCCGGTCTGCGCGCTCTCCAGCAACCCTGACAGTTACGAGGCCTTGACACCGGGGCATTTTTTGGTGGGACAGCCCTTGAACCTCATCCCAGAACCAGGACTCCAGCATATCCCAGTCAATCGGCTGGACAGATGGCAGGCGCTACAGAAACACACCGAAGAAATTTGGAGACGCTGGCGTGAAGAGTATGTGGCCACACTGCAGCCACGTACGAAGTGGCGAACTACAGAGGAGAATGTGAAGGAGAACCAACTAGTGTTGGTCAAAAACGAAAACGTCCCGCCGGCTCAATGGGAGTTGGCTCGCATTGTGAAGCTGCATCCGGATCCATCGGGAATCGTCAGAACTGTGACATTGCGACGGGGCCAAACTGAGTACCAACGCCCTGTTCAGAAGGTTTGCGTCTTGCTATCGGATTGA